A part of Bacillus thuringiensis genomic DNA contains:
- the wecB gene encoding non-hydrolyzing UDP-N-acetylglucosamine 2-epimerase, protein MTERLKVMTIFGTRPEAIKMAPLVLELQKHTDKIESIVTVTAQHRQMLDQVLSIFGITPDFDLNIMKDRQTLIDITTRGLEGLDKVMKEAKPDIVLVHGDTTTTFIASLAAFYNQIPVGHVEAGLRTWDKYSPYPEEMNRQLTGVMADLHFSPTAKSATNLQKENKDESRIFITGNTAIDALKTTVKETYSHPVLEKLGNDRLVLMTAHRRENLGEPMRNMFRAIKRLVDKHEDVQVVYPVHMNPVVRETANDILGDHSRIHLIEPLDVIDFHNVAARSYLMLTDSGGVQEEAPSLGVPVLVLRDTTERPEGIEAGTLKLAGTDEETIFGLADELLSNKEAHDKMSKASNPYGDGRASERIVEAILQHFNK, encoded by the coding sequence ATGACTGAACGTTTAAAAGTAATGACAATTTTCGGGACACGTCCAGAAGCAATTAAAATGGCACCTCTTGTGTTAGAGTTGCAGAAGCATACAGACAAAATTGAATCAATTGTGACTGTAACAGCGCAACATCGTCAAATGTTAGACCAAGTATTAAGTATCTTTGGAATTACACCAGATTTCGATTTGAATATTATGAAAGATCGCCAAACTTTAATTGATATTACAACGCGTGGTTTAGAAGGTTTGGATAAAGTAATGAAAGAAGCAAAGCCGGATATTGTACTTGTACATGGTGATACAACGACAACATTTATTGCAAGTTTAGCTGCTTTCTATAATCAAATTCCAGTAGGTCATGTCGAAGCAGGACTTCGTACATGGGATAAATATTCTCCATACCCAGAAGAGATGAATCGCCAATTAACAGGCGTAATGGCAGATCTTCATTTCTCGCCTACAGCAAAATCAGCAACGAACTTACAAAAAGAAAATAAAGATGAGTCACGCATTTTCATAACAGGAAATACAGCGATTGACGCACTAAAAACGACTGTAAAAGAAACATATAGTCATCCTGTACTAGAGAAACTTGGAAATGATCGTCTTGTACTTATGACAGCTCACCGTCGTGAAAACTTAGGAGAGCCAATGCGTAATATGTTCCGAGCAATTAAACGTCTTGTTGATAAGCATGAGGACGTACAAGTTGTGTATCCTGTTCATATGAACCCTGTTGTTCGTGAAACAGCGAATGATATTTTAGGCGATCATAGCCGCATTCATTTAATTGAGCCGCTAGATGTAATTGATTTCCACAATGTTGCAGCTCGTTCATACTTAATGTTAACTGATTCTGGTGGTGTACAAGAGGAAGCGCCGTCACTAGGTGTACCGGTTCTTGTTCTTCGTGATACAACAGAGCGCCCAGAAGGTATTGAAGCAGGTACATTGAAATTAGCAGGAACAGACGAAGAGACAATCTTTGGTCTTGCGGATGAGTTGTTATCAAATAAAGAAGCTCATGATAAGATGTCAAAAGCATCTAATCCTTACGGTGATGGCCGTGCATCAGAGCGTATTGTAGAAGCAATTTTACAACACTTTAATAAGTAA
- a CDS encoding LCP family protein, which produces MEERYYHLQNSRIKKKRRRKFFYFLIFVFLFGGVGLYILNSYSSLMGMYSGFTRQKSDLRTEDVEITKEPFTLLIMGIEDYATDGQNGRTDSLMFATVNPKTKKISLMSIPRDSRVPIVGKNKEDKINAAHAYGGEEMAIKTVEGFLKVPVDHYIKIDFQGFKGIVDAVGGVTVDVPFDFWERSDVDYYKKIKFKQGQQDLNGEEALAYVRMRKQDPNGDYGRAARQRQLLAAVAQKLNSASTVFKIKDLTAVVGKYIKTDIPISDGLALYNKLSGFDPSTIQTLKLEGEDKKIGGIYYFLPDPIGVETVRNEIKKELGETANTQENPTKKTESNPSSNSNSDEKAKKETNQNQNKTPTEPPPSTNAHAEWIMRNQQ; this is translated from the coding sequence ATGGAAGAACGTTATTATCATCTCCAAAATAGCAGAATAAAAAAGAAACGAAGAAGAAAGTTTTTCTACTTCCTTATTTTCGTATTTTTATTTGGTGGTGTAGGACTTTATATATTAAATTCCTACTCTTCTCTCATGGGGATGTATAGTGGTTTTACTCGTCAAAAATCGGACTTGAGAACCGAAGATGTAGAAATTACAAAGGAGCCTTTTACACTCCTCATTATGGGTATAGAAGATTATGCAACGGACGGTCAAAACGGTCGTACAGATTCATTAATGTTTGCGACCGTCAATCCGAAAACTAAAAAGATTTCGCTTATGAGTATCCCTCGTGATAGTCGCGTTCCAATTGTTGGTAAGAACAAAGAGGACAAAATTAACGCTGCGCACGCTTACGGCGGAGAAGAAATGGCAATCAAAACGGTCGAAGGTTTTCTAAAAGTTCCTGTAGACCATTATATTAAAATTGATTTCCAAGGCTTTAAAGGTATTGTTGATGCTGTTGGCGGTGTTACTGTTGATGTCCCATTCGATTTTTGGGAGCGTTCGGACGTGGATTACTACAAAAAAATCAAATTTAAGCAAGGACAACAAGACTTAAATGGGGAAGAAGCACTCGCATACGTACGTATGCGAAAGCAGGATCCAAACGGCGATTATGGTCGGGCTGCTAGACAAAGACAATTACTAGCCGCTGTTGCTCAAAAACTAAATTCAGCCTCTACCGTATTTAAAATTAAAGATTTAACAGCAGTCGTTGGAAAATATATAAAAACTGACATTCCTATTTCTGACGGACTTGCACTTTACAATAAACTATCTGGGTTTGATCCTTCTACAATACAAACGCTCAAACTTGAAGGAGAAGACAAAAAAATAGGTGGTATTTATTACTTCCTTCCAGATCCAATCGGTGTAGAGACAGTACGTAACGAAATTAAAAAAGAATTAGGAGAAACGGCAAACACTCAAGAAAATCCAACTAAAAAAACCGAATCAAATCCTTCTTCCAATTCTAACTCTGACGAAAAAGCAAAGAAAGAAACGAATCAGAATCAGAACAAAACACCAACTGAGCCACCTCCTTCTACGAATGCTCATGCAGAGTGGATTATGAGAAATCAGCAATAA